The genomic interval TCCCGAAACATTACGCGGTTACCGGCCATCTGCGGCCTCGGAAGGCCATTCCGTCACCTGCGGAATCAAAACCCGAAGATGCTGCTACATTTGTTCCGCCCCCGGCCGAAAAGCCGGCCTCGATGCAGGGCTGGGGCGAGCTGGTCCTCCAGGGTCCGATCCGCGAGAACGGCGAGACCGTAGAGCCGCGGGAGCCCCGGCCGCCCTTGCGGCTTCCGTCCCTGCAGGACAACGGCGAGCTGCACGATCCGGAGGTCCAGGCGCTGCTCCGGAGCGCCGAAGCGGGCGAGCGTGTCCTTGCGCCGGATGTTACGGAGGAGGAGCGCCGCGAGATTGAGAATTTTGACCTGCGAAACTATGTCTGACCCTCAAAAAAACGAATGCACGATGAACTGGAATCGGGATTACGGCTGACGCCCGAATGATTTGCTGCAGGAAGCAACGGTTTGCTTCCGTCCCGGTCGCAGACTGCCTCAAAAGGCGGGCTGCGGCCTTTTTCACACCCATTACCAAACTGCAAAACCGATGAAAAAAAGCGCAATCTTCTTGATTCTGATGCTCCCCGCATCGCTTGCCTCCTTCGCACAGGGCAACGGCATGGCCGGAATCAGCGAGGCGACCAACATGGTCACCTCCTATTTCGATCCGCTCACCAAACTGATCTTCGCCGTGGCTGCCGTGCTTGGACTGGTGGGCGGCGTCCGCGTCTACTCGAAGTTCAACAGCGGCGATCCCGACGCCTCGAAGTCCGCCACGGCACTCTTCCTCTCATGCGTCTTTCTGGTTATCGTCGGCACCGTCTTACGCTCCTTCTTCCTCTGATATGGCACAGTACACCATCCACAAGGGCGTCGACCGACAGGTCGAATTCCAGGGGCTGACCTCGCACTATCTGATTCTCTTTGTTGCCGGGCTGCTGGGCATCTTCC from uncultured Alistipes sp. carries:
- a CDS encoding DUF4134 domain-containing protein; protein product: MKKSAIFLILMLPASLASFAQGNGMAGISEATNMVTSYFDPLTKLIFAVAAVLGLVGGVRVYSKFNSGDPDASKSATALFLSCVFLVIVGTVLRSFFL